In Lolium rigidum isolate FL_2022 chromosome 7, APGP_CSIRO_Lrig_0.1, whole genome shotgun sequence, the DNA window GTGCTAAAATTTATAAAGGTTTAGGCTGGCAATGGCCTGCCATATTTACGTTTAACAAAAAGAAAGCCATGAAAAGCTAACAAGGCATCGCTGGCGGAAAATGTGCATGGACTGCCATCGTACACATTGTTCGGGAAAAGGAAGTCATTACGTCCAAAATATTGGTAGCAGGAAAACAAAGTCAATAAAAGTCGTATCTTTTTGTTCAAGACATCTTTAATTTCACATCCCTTATCTGCACGAATACGGCATACACCCAGCCATATGTAATAAAGCCATGATCGACGAGGAACAGCCCTGGTCTTCAACAACATGGACAACCTTGTAGCCATAATTGTCGAGCGGTGCATTGAAGGTGTTCGTGTCCGACACTTTAATTTTGAACCCCCTTAAATCTCTACCTTAGCTTTCGACTCCCCTCTTGAGAGTCCTTATCTCTTGTGTAATGGCTTTGTAATCCAGACCGTGCCAAAATTTATAAAGATTTAGGCTGGCAATGGCCTGCCATATTTACGTTTATCAAAAAGAAAGCCATGAAAAGCTAACAAGGCATCGCTGGCGGAAAATGTGCATGGACTGCCATCGTACACATTGTTCGGGAAAAGGAAGTCATTACGTCCAAAATATTGGTAGCAGGAAAACAAAGTCAATAAAAGTCGTATCTTTTTGTTCAAGACGTCTTTAATTTCACATCCCTTATCTGCACGAATACGGCATACACCCAGCCAGATGTAATAAAGCCATGATCGGCGAGGAACAGCCCTGGTCTTCAACAACATGGACAACCTTGTAGCCATAATTGTCGAGCGGTGCATTGAAGGTGTTCGTCTCTGACACTTTAATTTTGAACCCCCTTAAATCTCTACCTTAGCTTTTGACTCCCCCCTTGAGAGTCCCTATCTATTGTGTAATGACTTTGTAATCCAGACCGTGCCAAAATTTATAAAGGTTTAGGCTGGCAATGGCCTGCCATATTTACGTTTAACAAAAAGAAAGCCATGAAAAGCTAACAAGGCATCGCTGGCGGAAAATGTGCACGCACTGCCATCGTACACATTGTTCGGGAAAAGGAAGTCATTACGTCCAAAATATTGGTAGCAGGAAAACAAAGTCAATAAAAGTCGTATCTTTTTGTTCAAGACATCTTTAATTTCACATCCATTATCTGCACGAATACGACATACACCCAGTCAGATGTAATGAAGCCATGATCGGCGAGGAACAGCCCTGGTCTTCAACAACATGGACAACCTTGCAGCCATAATTGTCGAGCGGTGCATTGAAGGTGTTCGTGTCCGACACTTTAATTTTGAACCCCCTTAAATCTCTACCTTAGCTTTTGACTCCCCCCTTGAGAGTCCCTATCTCTTGTGTAATGACTTTGTAATCCAGACCGTGCCAAAATTTATAAAGGTTTAGGCTGGCAATGGCCTGCCATATTTACGTTTAACAAAAAGAAAGCCATGAAAAGCTAACAAGGCATCGCTGGCGGAAAATGTGCACGGACTGCCATCGTACACATTGTTCGGGAAAAGGAAGTCATTACGTCCAAAATATTGGTAGCAGGGAAACAAAGTCAATAAAAGTCGTATCTTTTTGTTCAATACATCTTTAATTTCACATCCCTCATCTGCACGAACACGACATACACCCAACCAGATGTAATAAAGCCATGATCGGCGAGGAACACCCTGGTCTTCAACAACATGGACAACCTTGTAGCCATCATTGCCGAGCGGTGCATTGAAGGTGTTCGTGTTCGACACTTTAATTTTGAACCCCCTTAAATCTCTACCTTAGCTTTCGACTCCCCTTTTGAGAGTCCTTATCTCTTGTGTAATGGCTTTGTAATCCAGACCGTGCCAAAATTTATAAAGGTTTAGGCTGGCAATGGCCTGCCATATTTACGTTTAACAAAgagaaagccatgaaaaactaacAAGGCATCGCTGGCGGAAAATGTGCACGGACTGCCATCGTACACATCGTTCGGGAAAAGGAAGTCATTACGTCCAAAATATCGGTAGCAGGAAAACGAAGTCAATAAAAGCCGTCTCTTTTCGTTCAAGACAAATTTAGTACCCCATGGCTCGTGTGCATGGGCACGGTCATAACCCCGGATGTAATAACGCCATGATCGGTGATTGAAGTCCCTAGCCTTCAACAACATCGACGACCTTGCAGCCATCATCGCCGAGCGATGCATTGAAGGCATTCATCTGTGGTCTCAGAGTTACAAAAGCGCCGTTGTCAAAGACATTTTGATTTTGAATCCCCTTGAATCTCTACCTTAGCTTTTAGCTTCCCCTTCGGAGTCCTTCTCTTGTGTATTGGTTTTGTAATCCATGTTGTGTTGATTTTTATAAATGTTCCGGTCTGGCCTTGGCTTGCCGTAGTTACAGCTTTAAAAAGCCATGAAAGGCTAACTAGCCATCGAACCCACACTCGCCGAGCTGCCGACGGAAAATGTGCACGGACTGCCATTTTTCACATTGTTGGTGGAAAAGGAAGTCAATTATACATACTACCGTTTTAATTTGCATTGTATGTCAGCAACACAGCCTACAAAATCTTCCAAAAAAATCTTGCTAAAAAATGCTTTCCAAAAGAAAGGAGACATGCACAGGCCATGAAACCACCACAGCATGCACGGAAACGGTCACACACCGCAGCAGTGGAAGCGGCCCGAAATTCGGACGGCCGGTGCAGGGAGGGAAAGGAAAGCGCGGGGGAAAAAGTGGAAAACCCGGGAAACGATAAAAATATTCCGCGGATCCCGCTCGCTCGCGCTGCGCACGGGAGGAGGCGAACAAGTGAAACCCCCAACCCAACGAAAACAAAGGGAGCCGCCCCGCCCGCCCACCCCAGCCTAGAGTAGAAAACGAGATCGGGCTAGGCGCCCCCACCCCAGAGCAGAGCAGGCAGAGCAGGCCACGCGCCCCCCCTCCTCTCATCTCCCACCTCCCGTTCCCTCGCGCCGCGCGGAAGGCCAAGCGGGAGACGCCGATTTCCCCGGAACCCCCaacgcccctccctctcctctgccctgCCCCGGGGGTTTCACCACCACCACCCGTCCCCCCATCGCCGCACCAATCCCAGtcactccccgccgccgccgcattccAGGGCGCCTCCGTCTGTCCTCCGCGCGCGTCCGCTGCAGGCTCCCGAGAGCCCACCCGCCCCTTCCGCTCCTTGCGGATCTCGGCtcctgccgccgtcgccggcgccggtGTGGGGTATTCCGTATCGCGCCCCGAGCCGCCGCCTGCCTGCCTGCCGCGGCGAATCGTCGTCTCCTTCCATGGGGCCGCCGCCGGGGCTCCGATTCGGGGTCTGATTCTCCGCCTTCTTCTATCTCTGCCGCCGGGTCGATTTGGGATCCGTCCGATCGAGATTGCTCCGTGAAGTTTTTGGTCCTAGGGATATTTTTTGATTCGCCCCGGATCAGGAATAGAGGGTTCTTCTCTTCTCTGCTCTGCTCTTTGGTGGGGGTAACGGGGAGATCTAGGGTTGCCGTCTTCTTCTACCTATCCATCCATCGTTCCTTccttctcttgttcttcatattccatccatccatccatccatccatccatccgtagaaaaaaacacaaaaaaaagagGAGTATCAGCAGTAGTAGTAGGGGATTGATTATTTTGGAAGAGGCTACCTATCTCTATCTATCCATGGCGCTGAATTACCACCCGTCGTGCTCCTTCCTGGCGAGCGACGACTGGTCGGCGGCCATGATGCGGGGCTGCGGCTGCTGGTCGGAGGAGGCCTCCCCGCTCTCCTCCATCGGGGTCAACTCCCTCTGGTGGGACGACTTCGAGGACCTCGACCCCGTCGACCTCCTCCCCACCGACCCCTTCGGGATGAACTTCGAGACCACGCTCACCGCCGCGCTCGCAACCTGCTCCGATCTCACCAACCTCCTCAACCAGGCTCTCGCGCTCACCGTCGACCCgctccgtggcggcggcggcacacggagcaccgccttcgccttcgaggcggcggCCCCCTTTGCCTGCGGAGGCCCTTCTGTCGCCGCCTCTGCTCAGAGTCAGAGGCTGCCTCCCCTTGCAGAGCCGATTGCATCTCCCCCTGGCGATGCTGCATTGATGTCCCACGACACGGCTGATGCTGGTGCCGCGCCGCATGATGCCATGGTGTTTGCTCTCCGCTACCTCGGCCTCCGCGACCTcctggcggtggagatggtgtgCAAGTCCCTGCATTCCGCTGTCCGCGGCGACGACTCCCTGTGGAAGTGCATCCACGTGGAGCCGGTCCTCAGCGCCAAGATATCTGATCCCGATCTTCTGTGCCTCACGCAGAAGATACCCGGTGTTTTGCAGTGTCTGAATATCGACGACTGCATACATGTCACCGATAAGGGTCTGAATGCTCTTCTTGGAAGTAATCCCAAGTTAATGAAGGTTAGTGTTGTCAGCCACACAATCCTCTTGCAGTTTTTTCCAGGATTACTTCATCTCTTTGATATTTGGCAATACATTTTTATCTGTGTATGTTCATAGTTACACTAGTGTACTTCCTATCGTAGCATATACTCTGATAAAGAAAATGTAATAGGCACTAAAATTTCAAACTGAATAGGACTCGACCCAGGTATTGGAGGTTTACAGCCACAACTCCCACAAATTGAGCTAGGGCCAGTTCCTAAGGGAACATAAATGTTATATGAAGCATAATACGTTTAGCTAGTTCTAGCTATCTGGAAGTATTTACTGTCACAAATATTCCCTATGGATTATTGGGTATGTTGATACTCAATCCTGTCGAGTGTGCTTTTGGTCTTTTTCTTGGTTTTTATTGTTACATATTATTATAGCACAAATAAAAAACTTAGATACGGAGTATTACTATTAACTTGTCCATATGTCTGCTGGATCACAGCCTCTAGGGCGAATTAGTTTGGTGAGACCCCTGCATGGTCTGCAAGAGCTGTGATAGCTGGCAGCAAAAGCAGGAAAATACTGGATGAAATGTTCTTGCCACATTACTAGTTTATCATATGACTTCCTAACCTGAAGGCTATTGCGAAGAATTCCATACAGAATCTTTGACTGGATGATTTTTCATGTTTATAATTTCTTGTGGTAGTTCAAAGTTGAAACATCAAGAGAAAACTTGTCCTACCAATTCTGGATACAACTCTTTCTGTGCATGTGCTTGTGTTCTACATTTTTTAGTTTCACAGaaacatttctgtttattatatgttctaattttctctttcttacacagTTGAGCATTGCGCGCTGCCCGAGGTTAACTTTAGATGGTCTTATTGCCAATCTCAAGTCATTCAATATGAAGGAAAAATCTGGTATCAAGAGCCTCAGAATTGATAAGAACTTCAATCTGCCAGAACAGGATTATGAGGAGTTATTATCCTTGTTGAACATCGACAAGATGCAGGAGTTGCACAACCGGGCTCCACGGTTCCGTCATGCTAACCATTTTTTATCAGGTTGCGAAGACGGATATGCTCTTGATATTGAGATGTGTCCTATATGTCAGAGCTACAAACTTGTTTTTGACTGCCCTGAAGAGGGGTGCAGTGACAGAAGATCTGGAAATTGCAGAGCATGCGAGGTTTGCATCAAGAGATGCAGGCAGTGTGGAAGGTGCTTAGAACGGAATGAGAAGTTTGAAGAGAAATTTGATCTGGACTACCTTTGCTACAAGTGTCGAGGGGATCCAGCTTCATCTCTTCCTGTGGAGAAGGATTTGGTCTCCATTTTATCCAGTGGAAGAATACCTTCTCCTTGACCACAGGGGAGACCAGCAGTCGATTTACAGCCAGTCAGTCATCTTAGCATAGCTACTACTGATGGaagaaaagacaaaaaaaaaaaggtttgctTATCTATCCATGGAGGTGTGGTCGCTAACACATGCTACGTtgcaagaaaaacaaaaaaaaaaacttggtaaATCCAGCAGAAAAAGGATGGTGTTCTATTTATGGCTTCACCAGCGACAATAAGGTGGGTGGTGCTGTATTTTTTTGGCTGGTATAATGTTTATTTCTTTCTTGATGAGGCACTCATTTTGTTAACACGATGTTTCTCTTGGAATTTGCAGTTCAATAGTGTAAAAGTACAGCGTGAAAAATTGTGTCAGTGGGTTGCTTGATGCTGCAGCTTCCTGGGAAGATCGGAGATTAActtactactacttcgcttcccacAAATAAGACCTGGAGTATATGTTTTATATCTGTATATGCGTGAGCGTGACATTGTAATAGTTTTTCCTGGAGTCGTGGTGTCATGTGAGTGGATAGCTACTTCGATATAAATAAATTAATGTGACTTCTAACCAAAAAATCGCCATCTTCACTTTGGTTGCTCCCTTGGTTATGGTTTTCTGAAATGGACTGTGAGTCTGATATATCTCGTTGTGCTAAAATCTGCCCTGTTGTGCCGTCCTCGTTAGCAACAATGAAGGTGGCGCTGCAGGCAATCTTTACTGAAGGTTGCGTGTTCTTTCCTGATGATGTCTGCGTAGCGGCACTGATCTTATTGGGTGGACGGTGTTATGGGTCAAATGCCGTGTGATCCAGATAGGTCATGCACCAAATGTGAGCTCCGTTGGTTTTGGAATCATGTCGACTCAGACTAGCTAAGCTAGCTTGCTTGTTCCACAGGCAAGGCAAAGTAATGGATTCGTGAGAGCCGAGAAGTGGCCAGCAGCAGGTGGATTCTGACTTTGGAGAGTAGCAATCCATTTTGTCGTCCGAGGAGGAATCCATATCCCGGAAGCAAGCAGCACCTGTCGCGTTGCTGTGTTTTCTTGCTTTGCGTACGGGGGAACGTGTTGGCCAACTGATACATAACAAACAGCGGCCGGAAGAGTGAAGGAAGGAAGCCCCTGCTGCTAGGAAATCAGACCTCATGAAACCCGGTAATCAAGTTATCTACGTTATCGATAACGTATCTGGTGTGCCTGGTGTCAGAAAGTTTACATGCGAGAAAATTCGCTAAAAGAATCTGAAAGAAATTGAGTACATGCACAACATACTTCACATTGTCACAGAAATTCAGTTCAAATACACTGGATAATCAAAGACAAATTCCCCCAAATTCAGAAAAGAAGACAGCGGATCAGATTGTAGATGATTCAGTTCAGACTGAATTCGGCAAGCTTCTTTGAACATGACAGATTCAGCACATTTACACTATCAGAACTGAATCTGTTGTCTTTGTTTCCCGAGCTTTGATCTCAATTTGCATTTGAAAATTTGTGATGTGATGGATGTGTACCGTGTCCATGTTAGCATGAAATTCAGATTCTTTTACGACCTCTCATGGGATGTCCCCGACCTGACGTGCTGCACTACAAGCTCGGGTAAACTAGATGAAGGAAGAGGTGTAGTagtagttccttgttttctttgttcTTCTGCAAGACTGCAACAAGTAGTCCAGGCGTGGCTGTTTTAAAAACACAACTGAAGCCCACATGCTGGCTGACCACCTACTTGATTCACGCTGCTACTACCTTCTTTCTAGTTTCAGTAGTTTAAGTAAATCTGAAGAACATGGGAATCGTCACAGGAGACATCATATCAGCCTATACTATCTTAACCAAAATAAAAATAAGCGGTGCGATTGACATGAGTAATTCATGATTTTATTTCAAGAATAATCAGAGCGAAGGAACATAACAAACAGGAACAGCGCCCGGACGGAAGAGCGAAGGAAGGAAGCCCCTGCTGCTAGGAAACCAGACCTCATGAAACCCGGTAATCAAGTTATCTACATTATCGACAAGACGACAACGTATCTGGTGCACCTGGAGTCTGAAATTTACATGCAAAAAAGTTCGCCAAACAAATCTGAAGAAAATGACTACATGCAGAACATACATCAACCTTGTAATTAAAATTCGGTTAAAAATTTGAACTACAACTCGATAAACATACATACAACTCAGCTTTGACGTAGTCTCTTATGTGAAAGGAAAACTCATATCTTCTCCGTCTGCTTAGCCGAGATGTGCAATTGGAGTAAGCTTATCTGACTTGAGATGCAACTTCCTTTCCTACACTCCACATAGGTCATGATGCGAAAAAGAAGAAAGTAACACTCCTGTTTATCAATTCAAACATGAGGTGTAAGAAGGAATAGTGTAAACAGGTTCCACTGGGAGTGTTGAGGCTCGACAATTCGGTTCAAATTTTGACCTACAATTAAAGACAAGGCGACAAGTTCTCTCTCAAGAAAAGAGCGAAGAATACAAATTGACTATGGATTTGGCATATTGACACTATTACAATTGAATATGGTGTCTTCATTTTCGAGCTGATATTTGAATTTGTATTTGAATTTTTCTGATGTGGTAGACGTGTACTGTGTACATGTTAGCAGCAAATTCAGAATCTTTTACGACCTTTTTAGGGGTATCTCTGATGTCGATACACCACAAGCTTGGTAAACTGTATGAAAGCTGCAGTTCCTTCTTTTTGTTATTCCTTTGCAATAAATAGTCCATATGTGTCTGTTTCGAAAACTAAAATGAAATCTGAAACCCAAATGTTAGAAAAGTTCTGCCATGATCATGTTCCATGTGTAAGAAATCACATTTCGTTTGCATGTCTTGCTAAGCTGAACCCCACCTGATTCACTGCTACCTGCTTTGTAATTTCAATAGTTTAAGTTAATCTGAAGAACATGGGAATCGTCATAGGGGACATCACATCAGTTTACACTATTCTAACCACAATAAAAAGAAGGGGCGTGATGGATGTGAgtaattcaattttttttatgaAAGGGGTGAAGTCCCACATTTCCATATACAGTAAAAGAAAACATTCTACATATGTGAGTAATTTATGATTTCATTTCAAGAATAATCAGAATACAGTGTACATCCATTGACAGAATTACTCATGGGAAGAATTCTACATGGCCACCAACATCCCTACACAACAACTTGGCTTCAGAAGCCATTTTCCTGCTCCTATATAGCACCAGGTTTGTGAGCCGATGCTTGGGCTGCGGCTCGAATGATCTTGCCTCCGCCTCCTTCCCGAGCAGTGCGAGCTCCCGCGCGGGCATCACGTTGCCCCACCAGAACTCACGCAGGACCTCATGGATGAGCTCCCAGTATGCACGATCCCGAGGCACCCGGAAGAGGCTGCTCCCGTTGGGGGTCCAGCAGTAGAGGTCGACCCAGTCTCTGCCCATGATCTCCATCAGGCCCTGCACCTGAGGCATGTAGTAGTATGGCACGATACGCCATGGCAGAGCAATCTCAGGCTTACCCTTGTTGTACGGGCACTTGACTTCCAGGATCCCACCGTCAGGGTCACACCCCAGAATGCCGTCGGGTGAAGCTCCGAGCCAGCCAGAGTTAGCCTCAGTGTGCACGGCAAAACCAAGGGAACCCACCGACCTTCCTGTGATGGTCGCGTACTGCTCTACAGCCATGCTTTCATGATTAGTTCCCCAGGCCATGGCAGACTGGGCTGCATCCGCCAACTTGATGTCGCTTGGTCCGAAGACCTTCTCACTCCATAGCTCTGACCGTCTGTTGCCGGCCCAGAAACCCAAGGCAGTGCTGAAGGTGCTTGTGGTGAGCTTGTCCTTGCGGAGAGCAAACCACTCCTCTGACCGCTGGGCTACATCAGAAGAGGGAAGCTGGGCAGACACCATGAGGGCTGAAGATGACAAGGGAGATAGCAACGATGCCCGTGTATAgatcttcaaggaggaacccgagcAGCTGCGGGGAATGTAGCCTTCAAAGTTTCTTCTCGATGGCAAGGATGCACACGGGGTTAACCGCACATGAGCTGTTGAGCAAAAGGCCGTTGGTATTGGCAGGAGTGTCCTGAACAAACAAGAAACTGCTCACTGGTTAGAAAGCATGTTAAATCGGCTATGCAGTTTGGAATGAGTATGTGATAGCTGGGAAAGCATACATAGGAAGTGCTCCACAAGAATGGCCAACCTCTGAATGTGCGTGTAACACATGACAGAGTTTATGTTATGCTTCTCTTATAGTATGAAGAGATTGCCTCATTTGTTGGATAAAGCATGGAAGAATTTTGCAAGCAACCACTTAGGGATTATTCCTTGCCTGACTCCAGGGAAGGAGACATGCTTGGGGGCAAGTAAACATTTCTG includes these proteins:
- the LOC124671841 gene encoding F-box protein SKIP14-like → MALNYHPSCSFLASDDWSAAMMRGCGCWSEEASPLSSIGVNSLWWDDFEDLDPVDLLPTDPFGMNFETTLTAALATCSDLTNLLNQALALTVDPLRGGGVACGGPSVAASAQSQRLPPLAEPIASPPGDAALMSHDTADAGAAPHDAMVFALRYLGLRDLLAVEMVCKSLHSAVRGDDSLWKCIHVEPVLSAKISDPDLLCLTQKIPGVLQCLNIDDCIHVTDKGLNALLGSNPKLMKLSIARCPRLTLDGLIANLKSFNMKEKSGIKSLRIDKNFNLPEQDYEELLSLLNIDKMQELHNRAPRFRHANHFLSGCEDGYALDIEMCPICQSYKLVFDCPEEGCSDRRSGNCRACEVCIKRCRQCGRCLERNEKFEEKFDLDYLCYKCRGDPASSLPVEKDLVSILSSGRIPSP
- the LOC124674847 gene encoding uncharacterized protein LOC124674847, with translation MAASPQAAAAGRHALSRGAAPPRPRLRSARPASSLALPHRAVSCLFRTLLPIPTAFCSTAHVRLTPCASLPSRRNFEGYIPRSCSGSSLKIYTRASLLSPLSSSALMVSAQLPSSDVAQRSEEWFALRKDKLTTSTFSTALGFWAGNRRSELWSEKVFGPSDIKLADAAQSAMAWGTNHESMAVEQYATITGRSVGSLGFAVHTEANSGWLGASPDGILGCDPDGGILEVKCPYNKGKPEIALPWRIVPYYYMPQVQGLMEIMGRDWVDLYCWTPNGSSLFRVPRDRAYWELIHEVLREFWWGNVMPARELALLGKEAEARSFEPQPKHRLTNLVLYRSRKMASEAKLLCRDVGGHVEFFP